A single window of Buchnera aphidicola (Cinara cuneomaculata) DNA harbors:
- the dapB gene encoding 4-hydroxy-tetrahydrodipicolinate reductase codes for MKNIKTNVVISGALGRMGKILIKEIKKNKYISLKYGLIKNTEIKYHDNNNQNDLLNKNKIFTTLKILKKNKNISSFDTIIDFSTPLATIKLIKYCIKNKKKMIIGTTGFNSLQINKIKQASKIIPILYSPNFSIGINMIHKIIEYMSHILGNNSDIEIIESHHRNKIDAPSGTALQLGKIISKTMNWNFKKSAIFSRHGNIGIRKNHTIGFSTIREGITIGEHTVLFSNEYEKISIIHKANNRSVFAKGALQAAIWIYNKKNGLYNMSDVIPNIPIL; via the coding sequence ATGAAAAATATAAAAACTAATGTCGTAATTTCCGGTGCATTAGGTCGAATGGGAAAAATTTTAATTAAAGAAATCAAAAAAAATAAATATATTTCATTAAAATATGGATTAATTAAAAATACAGAAATTAAATATCATGATAATAATAATCAAAATGATTTATTAAATAAAAACAAAATTTTTACTACATTAAAAATCCTCAAAAAAAATAAAAATATTTCATCGTTTGATACAATAATTGATTTTAGTACGCCCTTAGCTACAATAAAACTGATAAAATATTGTATTAAAAATAAAAAAAAAATGATTATAGGAACGACAGGTTTTAACTCTTTACAAATAAATAAAATCAAACAAGCTTCTAAAATAATTCCGATATTATATTCTCCTAATTTTAGTATTGGTATAAATATGATACATAAAATAATAGAATACATGTCGCATATATTAGGTAATAATTCTGATATTGAAATTATCGAATCGCATCATCGAAATAAAATCGATGCACCATCAGGAACTGCATTACAATTAGGTAAAATTATTTCAAAAACAATGAATTGGAATTTTAAAAAATCGGCTATCTTTTCACGACACGGAAATATCGGAATACGAAAAAATCATACCATTGGTTTTTCAACTATTAGAGAAGGTATTACAATCGGTGAACATACAGTTTTATTCTCTAATGAATATGAAAAAATTTCTATTATACATAAAGCTAATAATCGATCAGTTTTTGCAAAAGGAGCGCTTCAGGCAGCTATTTGGATATATAATAAAAAAAATGGTTTGTACAATATGTCTGATGTAATTCCAAATATCCCTATTTTATAA
- the rpsT gene encoding 30S ribosomal protein S20, with product MANIKASKKHVIVSEKRRQSNCSKRSTIKTFIKKIYFFIKKKDKEKAYQTFCILQSMIDRYALKGILHVNKAARQKSILMKCIKQIV from the coding sequence ATGGCTAATATAAAAGCATCTAAAAAACATGTAATTGTTTCCGAAAAACGTAGACAAAGTAATTGTAGTAAACGGTCTACTATTAAAACTTTTATAAAAAAGATATATTTTTTTATTAAAAAAAAAGACAAAGAAAAAGCGTATCAAACATTTTGTATATTACAATCTATGATTGATAGATATGCTTTAAAAGGTATTTTGCACGTTAATAAAGCTGCTAGACAAAAATCTATATTAATGAAATGTATTAAACAGATTGTTTAA
- the carA gene encoding glutamine-hydrolyzing carbamoyl-phosphate synthase small subunit, with product MLNLANLILEDGTVFNGINVGIEGETIGEIVFNTAMTGYQEILTDPSYLGQIISFTNPHIGNVGTNQSDEESNKIHANGIITRSMSPIESNFRSKQNLFQYIKKHQIVAISNIDTRKLTHILRKKGSQYGCIQSEKYLNIKNAIQNIKNYKNINNKIISIGVKKITKWNDIPVQSIGNKKKFHVVVYDFGVKKSILKILEQKGCQITLIPSDTSIKNILSLQPSGILLSNGPGDPRSYSISINNIKKILNFSIPIFGICLGHQILALSLGARIIKMKFGHHGSNHPVQNLYTKRVFITTQNHNFTIDAKSIKKNMVITHISLFDKTIQGIKLKNHPSFSFQGHPESNPGTHDIRKLFDIFIKNMHNKESLNA from the coding sequence TTGTTAAATTTAGCAAATTTAATCTTAGAAGATGGTACCGTTTTTAACGGTATAAATGTAGGTATAGAAGGTGAAACAATTGGAGAAATAGTATTTAATACAGCTATGACTGGATATCAAGAAATTTTAACAGATCCTTCATATTTAGGACAAATTATTTCATTTACGAATCCGCATATTGGTAATGTAGGAACAAATCAATCAGACGAAGAATCTAATAAAATTCATGCCAACGGTATTATTACTCGATCTATGTCTCCTATCGAGAGTAATTTTAGAAGTAAACAAAATCTATTTCAATATATAAAAAAACATCAAATTGTTGCAATCTCAAATATTGATACAAGAAAACTAACTCATATTTTACGAAAAAAAGGATCTCAATACGGATGTATACAATCTGAAAAATATCTAAACATCAAAAATGCTATTCAAAATATCAAAAATTATAAAAATATAAATAATAAAATTATATCTATTGGAGTAAAAAAAATTACAAAATGGAATGATATACCCGTACAATCTATAGGTAATAAAAAAAAATTCCATGTTGTAGTCTATGATTTTGGTGTTAAAAAAAGTATATTAAAAATATTAGAACAAAAAGGATGTCAAATTACTTTAATTCCATCCGATACATCTATAAAAAATATATTATCTTTACAACCTTCTGGAATTTTATTATCAAACGGACCCGGTGATCCAAGATCATATTCCATATCTATTAATAACATAAAAAAAATATTAAATTTTTCAATTCCTATATTCGGAATTTGCCTTGGTCATCAAATTTTAGCATTATCTCTAGGAGCGAGGATTATTAAGATGAAATTTGGACACCACGGATCTAATCATCCAGTCCAAAATTTATATACAAAACGTGTCTTTATTACTACTCAAAATCACAATTTTACTATTGATGCAAAATCAATAAAAAAAAATATGGTTATTACACATATATCCTTATTTGATAAAACTATTCAAGGAATTAAATTAAAAAATCATCCATCTTTCAGTTTTCAAGGACATCCTGAATCTAATCCAGGTACTCATGATATTCGAAAATTATTTGACATTTTTATTAAAAATATGCATAACAAGGAATCTTTAAATGCCTAA
- the ileS gene encoding isoleucine--tRNA ligase: MNKIKESLNLPKTKFPMQANLAVKEIKILKKWKKNKLYDTLHINKKKKKIFSLHDGPPYANGDIHIGHAVNKILKDIILKSKRMSGFFSPYIPSWDCHGLPIEQKVEQILKKKKNTINPHQFREICRKYVLEQVNKQKKDFIRLGILADWKNINLTLDYKNQANTINVLTKIVKKGYIYRDLKPIHWCFHCQSSLAEAEIEYQKKNSLSLYVLFLIKNINLLKIKFYKNIKKKIDLIAKISIVIFTTTPWTLPTCQAIAINPHLHYQLIKIKKNYYICEKKLIKNITKKINVKDWTILGDIKGKKLENLQCIHPFLNIFVPIISSEHVSNDLGTGAVHMSPDHGYEDFIACKKYHIKPNHTVNSYGFYNLPTCHSLNKIHIFNKENIILKLLSNNKKIFFLETIQHSYPHCWRHKKPVILRTTPQWFIKLNNLLLQEKFIKEIEKVLWIPQWGKNKMKIMLKNRPDWCISRQRTWGIPIPFFIHKHTGQLHPDTISIMKKIAKKIQLYGYDIWWKSNTDTWLKENANMYDKINDVLDVWFESGSNHQLKIYKNNIDNKLNYQANLYLEGSDQHRGWFMSSLITSVITKNRAPYKSVLTHGFVLNKYGQKMSKSLKNNKKPKDIIKKWGADILRLWTAYTNYTSDISISNKILEQISDHYRRIRNTIRFLFSNIFDFKKHIHTVKYEKMLLLDQWIIHTTYQYQKKIIKNYSNYNFHNVIQKIINFCSIKLGSCYLELIKDRLYTQHSNSVERRSSQTTIFYILNSLIRWISPILSFTSEEAWNYLNNKQKNSIFTEKWFKKIKPLSKNIPYNIFFWKKIFTIRHEINNYIEQAKKNKYIRNSLEIILILFVNKKLFKLLLSFHNELKYIFLVSETQLHKYSSAPKIAYCSNSIKYLKVIIKKSNKLKCPRCWHYSKRNHIINHNMNYCYKCITNINQTEKKHIFL; encoded by the coding sequence ATGAATAAAATTAAAGAATCTTTGAATTTACCTAAAACAAAATTTCCTATGCAAGCTAACTTAGCTGTTAAAGAAATAAAAATATTAAAAAAATGGAAAAAAAATAAATTATACGATACTTTGCATATAAATAAGAAAAAAAAAAAAATTTTTTCTTTACATGACGGTCCACCTTATGCTAACGGAGATATTCATATTGGTCATGCTGTCAATAAAATATTAAAAGATATTATCTTAAAATCTAAGCGTATGTCTGGATTTTTTTCACCATACATTCCTTCCTGGGATTGTCATGGACTACCTATTGAACAAAAAGTAGAACAAATACTAAAAAAAAAAAAAAATACTATTAATCCACATCAATTTCGAGAAATATGCCGTAAATATGTATTAGAACAAGTTAACAAACAAAAAAAAGATTTTATCAGGTTAGGAATTCTTGCGGATTGGAAAAATATAAACTTAACTTTAGATTATAAAAATCAAGCTAATACAATAAATGTATTAACAAAAATTGTTAAAAAAGGATATATTTATCGTGATTTAAAACCTATTCATTGGTGTTTTCATTGTCAATCTTCTTTAGCTGAAGCTGAAATAGAATATCAAAAAAAAAATTCGTTATCTCTTTACGTTTTATTTCTAATAAAAAATATTAATTTATTAAAAATAAAATTCTATAAAAATATAAAAAAAAAAATAGATCTTATCGCTAAAATTTCCATTGTTATTTTTACTACAACTCCTTGGACATTACCGACATGTCAAGCTATTGCTATTAATCCGCACTTACATTATCAATTAATAAAAATAAAAAAAAATTATTATATTTGTGAAAAAAAATTAATAAAAAATATAACTAAAAAAATTAATGTAAAAGATTGGACTATCCTCGGTGATATAAAAGGAAAAAAACTAGAAAATTTACAATGTATACATCCATTTTTAAATATTTTTGTTCCGATTATATCATCTGAACATGTATCTAATGACTTAGGAACTGGAGCGGTTCATATGTCTCCAGACCATGGATATGAAGATTTTATCGCATGTAAAAAATATCATATAAAACCTAATCATACCGTTAATTCGTATGGATTTTATAATCTACCAACATGCCATTCGTTAAATAAAATTCATATATTTAATAAAGAAAACATAATTTTAAAATTATTAAGTAATAATAAAAAAATATTTTTTTTAGAAACTATTCAACATTCTTATCCACACTGTTGGCGTCATAAAAAACCTGTCATTTTACGTACTACACCGCAATGGTTTATCAAGTTAAATAATTTATTATTACAAGAAAAATTTATAAAAGAAATTGAAAAAGTTTTATGGATTCCGCAGTGGGGAAAAAATAAAATGAAAATAATGTTAAAAAATAGACCAGATTGGTGTATTTCTAGACAAAGAACTTGGGGTATACCAATTCCGTTCTTTATTCATAAACATACTGGACAATTACATCCTGATACTATTTCTATAATGAAAAAAATAGCAAAAAAAATTCAATTATACGGTTATGACATATGGTGGAAGTCTAATACAGACACGTGGTTAAAAGAAAATGCTAATATGTATGATAAAATCAATGATGTCCTTGATGTATGGTTTGAATCAGGATCAAACCATCAACTCAAAATATATAAAAACAATATCGATAATAAATTAAATTATCAAGCTAACTTATATTTAGAAGGATCAGATCAACATCGAGGTTGGTTTATGTCATCATTAATTACATCAGTAATTACTAAAAACCGCGCTCCCTACAAATCAGTACTTACTCATGGATTTGTTCTTAATAAATATGGTCAAAAAATGTCTAAATCTTTAAAAAATAATAAAAAACCTAAAGACATTATTAAAAAATGGGGAGCAGATATTTTAAGATTATGGACAGCTTATACAAATTATACTAGTGACATATCTATTTCTAATAAAATATTAGAACAAATTTCTGATCATTATAGAAGAATTAGAAACACAATTCGATTTTTATTTTCTAATATTTTTGATTTTAAAAAACACATTCATACCGTAAAATATGAAAAAATGTTATTACTAGATCAATGGATTATACACACCACATATCAATATCAAAAAAAAATTATTAAAAATTATTCCAATTATAACTTTCACAACGTAATACAAAAAATTATTAATTTTTGTTCTATTAAATTAGGATCTTGTTATTTAGAACTCATTAAAGATCGATTATATACTCAGCACAGTAATAGTGTAGAAAGACGAAGTAGCCAAACAACAATATTTTATATATTAAATTCTCTTATACGATGGATTTCTCCTATATTATCTTTTACTTCAGAAGAAGCTTGGAATTATTTAAATAATAAACAAAAAAACTCTATATTTACTGAAAAATGGTTTAAAAAAATAAAACCGCTATCGAAGAATATTCCTTATAATATATTTTTCTGGAAAAAAATATTTACTATACGACATGAAATAAATAATTATATAGAACAAGCGAAAAAAAATAAATATATACGTAATTCATTAGAAATAATATTAATATTATTTGTAAATAAAAAATTATTTAAATTACTTTTATCCTTTCATAATGAACTAAAATATATATTTTTAGTTTCTGAAACGCAACTACACAAATATTCTTCTGCTCCAAAAATAGCTTACTGTAGTAATAGTATAAAATACTTAAAAGTTATAATTAAGAAAAGTAATAAATTAAAATGTCCAAGATGTTGGCACTATTCAAAAAGAAATCATATTATAAACCATAATATGAACTATTGTTATAAATGTATAACAAATATCAATCAAACAGAAAAAAAACACATTTTTTTATAA